The sequence caaatatttccctgtgctcatcttccagaacCTTGGATGTATCAAACTAGGTATTCTATCAATGTTTCTGTCGGGTGCGTTcaatttcaatttcagtgtggcaatgagggcTAATGATCATTACCAttatatgcacctctatagctttttacatttctcagagtcctccttctctctttttcaATGGCTATGTAATCcatttcatttttgtaattaccacatggtgaaggccatatATATTAGTGAAGGTTTTTGTACTGTAAAAGAGCACCTCCAATGactagattgtttgttgaacagaaacttataaaatgctttccattttcatttgaaactttgcCATGACCCTAAACACCCATctgtataccttgattatttcttccaagttTAGcactgagtacacacacacacacacacacacacacatatatatatatatatatatatatatatatatatatatatatatattatatatatatatatatatatatatgtatgtgataaattttttgcacatttaaacgtgtttctttcatatttcaaataagccatatatattaatacattaaagtctggattctcttaacgacctcgggatcagagcccaaggcggaaccgcccaaagactatgatatcggaccggcggggatttgaaccctcgtccaggatatctgtatgccagtcgtggcgatatcggaccggcggggatttgaaccctcgtccaggatatctgtatgccagtgaccataccactccgccacggctggcatacagatatcctggacgagggttcaaatccccgccggtccgatatcatagtctttgggcggttccgccttgggctctgatcccgaggtcgttaagagaatccagactttaatgtattaatatatatggcttatttgaaatatatgtatgtatgtatgtatgtagaaatcacgaaagctgacgcgtgatgaatataaaatgtattatagctacggaagggaaaatgaagacttgattgaagttagtactttcaccCATTAGGGACTTCGacagtcttttcctttttcctttcgtggctataatgcatatatatatatatatatatatatatattatatatatatatatatatatatatatatatatagtgttaagtcaTCCAAAGATACCTAATTTTACACACTTTAATGCTGTTAGTGTTTTCGGATTGAGAGAAGACAGAATTGGCTCAACTCATCATTCCTCAAAACAGACGACTAAATTGGCtcaatataacagagagagagagagagagagagagagagagagagagagagagagagagagagagagagagagagaggagagagagagagagagaataaaaggtgTAGGATAATATAGGTAGCAAAAATGCTGGAATTTATTGACGCTACGGAACTAATTAGGTTAGGTGAAAAGTAACTGCAGTGTGGCAAACTGtttgctagtaaaaaaaaaatttttttctctctctctctctctctctctctctctctctctctctctctctctctctctctctctctctctctctctctctctctcaaatcgaaAACCTTTTTAATATTagccgtgtgtgtatgtatataaacaagtattataaataaaatttgaataataatttttttgtgaTAGAAGGGAAGGGGTGAGGTAGTGTATTTAAGATTTTGCATTGCATACTCCCTAACTCGAAATATGACGATATATGCAAAATCATGGAGAGGCGAAATTCTTTTTCAATGGAAACGTTTCCCCATGCCCAGATACATATGAATTTGAAAGAGGGTCCACAGTATGTCCTTTGAAAAAGTATTAATATAAAATCCAGCTCAATTCTTCTTCTCAACTCTATGAATGACGAACGCAAGCGAGAATTATTCATTTACTTGACGAATATGGAGACGTTTTTCTGTGGGAGTCCTGCTATGAGTAAGAGTCGCTGGACTTGGGATCTTTGGTATTTTGTTCAATTGAGATTGGAGGTAAATTGGGATTGGGGACGGAAGGAATCCTCAGAGGATGGCAAATGGGGAGTTGATTGTGGAAGGGAGGAATCTTAATGTTTTTAgataaacagataaggaaaagagacTTACTTCTTCAGAATCACGGTTTAAATAAGATTTGAAAGCTAATTATAAAGGCTTAGAGTGATAAAATGTAAGATTTTCGTATTGAACGTCTATGTGTCTACTAATagctacacgcacacacacacacacaaacacacacacatacatatatatatacatatatatatatatatacatatatatatatatatatatatatatatatatatatatatatatatatatatatatatatatatatgtatgtatatatattctaccaACTGGTTAGAAAAAGcaatggacacgggcaggacatataatgagaatgacagataatatatggacattaagaataacataatgggtccgtTGAGATTTTAAACGAAGcatgggaagggagagaagacgatggattggcgagctaagaaagtAAGCAGGTGTATACTGAAGactgacataaaaacaaaacaaaacatatgaaTGGAAGATGATGGTGATgtcgacacacacacatatatacacagtatatatatatatatatatatatatatatatatatatatatatatatatatatatatatataatatatgtgtgtgtgtgtttgtgtccacaTCACCATCGCCATCATCTTCTTccattcataattataataatattatacacaaacactcacatatttttatataaatatatatatttatgtgtgtgtgtaagtgtgttttttTGCCTGGAATTCATACATGCCCCATATACCCATGCCCCAAACATACAATTGTAAAGACAAAAAACTTGCAGTACATCCAAACACACTGCACCTACCCTCCGTCAGCACTCCCCTTTGAAGCTGTTTTGAAAGCAGCAATATGTTCATAAAGCTGAATTATACGGCAGAGTGCACAGACCCCTCTCACCGCGTTAAGGCCTTGCATGTAACCctcttctcttcccccccccccccactcaacaAGCAACAAACCCTTTACAGCAATCCTGGAGGCTCACTCGACCCTATAATAACCCTTTTCTACTTTCTCTCCCTCTGGAATAACAAGGGAACCGACTTGATTCttagtttttcatttgtttttttattcgtTATCATTGCTGTTCTGTGTTTGTTCTTGCCCTCATGTTGACTCGTTTACTTATTTTTGCGTTTGGAATTGTTTGTTACTTTGGTTTATATTTGAActggtagcaattttttttttatttttgttaaatataGTTAACATGTTTGGTTTATCTGCAAATCAAATGTAATTTCTTAACGTTTGAGCTTGAGAGATTTTTTTAATCGAATTATATTCtacaatgatttttttctttcttttatgtcaAGTATCGTTAACTTGTTTTGTTTGTCCCGCAATCAAATGTAATTTCTTAAGGTTTGCTCTTGAGAGATTTTTTAATTTATACTttgcagcgttttttttttttcgtttttttcttcctttgttaAGTATCGTTAACTTCTTTCTTTTTCGTCCGCAAATCGAATGTAACTTAATGTTTACACTTGAGAGACCTTTTAAATGAATTGTATtgtatagcgttttttttttttttccatttagtgaTATTTCTACTTGCCTTCCATTAGAATCAAAATAAACTGTgttttttcatttactgtatattgtatgccctttgcgtcaataggcgaggaggagatgttgatgatgatgatgtatgtgatGTAAGaatcttttataacatattttattatataatttttatagcgAAAGTTAATTCCATCAAGCCATAAATGGGTATGCAGGTAAATTAATACTTTTTCAACTTGTGTTTCCCAGGAAGCCAAGCCAACCTTTCTCTCCATGAATTTTTATTGGTTTCCTTGATTTCCAAGGAAATGTCTTATCCTTTCAATGGTTTATTCGTAATATATTGTGAACATTTCTGCCATTGCGATAGTAGCGTTCAATCTGTATTACGATCAAAACTATTGAGAGGATAGCAGATTtcagggaaaataaaggaaaacCAATAGAAATTGAAGgagaaaaagttttaaaaagtagTGGCTTTTGCTGGAAACATACGAAGAATATACTTTTTACCTTGACGAAATTCGAGTATTTTCAGTTATTTTCCCCATTTCCTTGTTTTCTCGTATAaggctttccttttttttatatgattttatttatttaattttcattggtGTTAGAGATTCGGTAATATTCACCTTCACGTAATTCGAGTATTTTGAGTTATTTTCCCCATTTCCTTGTTTTCTCGTATaatactttccttttttatttttatatgattttattcattttatatttattggtgttaaaaattcCCTAATAATCACCTTCACATAATTCGAGTATTTTCAGTTATTTTCACCACCTCCTTGTTTTCTCGTATaatactttccttttttatttttatatgattttatttatttaattttaactgGTGTTAGTTATTTTCCTATATTCACCTTCACATAATTCGAGTATTTTTAGTTATTTCCCCATCTTGTTTTCTCGTATAAGGCCTTCCTTCTCTAttactaattgtttttttttcttttcttttttttctaagaaagagagagattccCAATTAGGTATTTTATAACGGAATAGAGACATATTATTGTTTGATTCCCTGATTATCCGCGAATCTCCCTATCGCTTGTGGACTGACAGTGTTGAGATAACGATATCATTTATTTAATTTCGGATGTCCCTTGATCAAGAGTTATTGTAATATTTATTCTTCACTCAGATATACAGCCAATGAATCCTAGAAGGTCTTGGCTCAGAGTCAGTTTTTCCACTAGATCTCTGGAAAGAGATTTAATGCTTCTCGGAAATACGATGGCTGGAGGAAACGCTTATGTTTTTCAAAAATGTTTTATGAATCTGGAGTAGCATCTCAAAATGCTTTCGGCTGAAATATTCTGATGTCATGGTACTCTTTCTCTTAGTTTATATGGATTAAATCTACGGGATTTCTTTATTTCTCATTCTAGTAGGTTTAAAATTTCCGAATCCAAGAGTTGAGTTTTCATAGTTGATTTTTTCATCCATTTCCTTTCATGCTTCGGCATTTTTTTTCCTGCCTCTGTTTTCCCTGACTCTTACGACCTATATTCATTTATGGTCTCACCTTATTTCATACGGCTCTGGGCTTGAAACGCTTATTTGATTGACAGTCGCCTTAAGTCATTTTTTCTATTAAACAATAACTCCTCAAGGGAGGctttttcctccttttttgttCCAAGCCGATGTCAAAATGTTTCCAAACTacccaactcttttttttttcgtcACCTAATATTCTTTCTTCGGAATCTCAAGTGTCAAATGATAGTTCTGGCGACTCTTTCTTTCACTTTCCATTGTAAACTTTATTCCTGCCTCTGCTATGAAAGTGGAATTCTGTTTATTCGGACATTTCATTTGATTCTTGGTCTTGTGATtttggattgatttttttttttcaaatgttttatggTACTTATTCTGTCTTTGCAACTTGCAACAAACCGCGTCAGACACCTCCTTCACTTACAGTAATTGGTTCCCTTGAATTCTTGCAATTTATTCACGTGCCTTATCTCAAGGCTTGAAGTGCTTGATAAAAGAGCAAGTACTTCAAGCCGTTCTCCCACAGAGCTACTCCTAACAGTGAGTTTCTTATGTCTGAGCAGTCGAGAAAATGTACATCGttaaaaaatgtgcattaaaaatacgataaatgtctggcaacaatttattccaggatttttaacgttttaaaaaacggatatattgacgtaaaggagtgatattacggtcaccaacccgtaaaagataataacaaagtaaggtacaattacggtcacctgtgtattactgaaatatggttgagaacagtatatttttacggagaatttccgattaaaattacggtttttttctaacaatgtAATTAATACCTCTAAATTGGGTACTGTTCAAAGGAACCTCTCTCTTTTGAAGCAGGCAACGGCTTTTATTGATATGATGGCATAGAGATTCTATCTTTATTCTTTCACAGACGTTACAACCGTATCAATATTTTTCTTGTGAAACCTTTGAAAAATACATAACTTGCGTCTCCTTATTTCGAAAGGATCTAATGAATGACATTACATAAAGGTTTGTTGATCTGGTTGCAATTCCTCTTATACCTTATATCCATATTCCAGGAAGACATATATTTtcatgattatgaaaaatatatgaattaaggcCGAGTGTTGAAGATTCTTAAAGCCTTACTTAAAATATGGGAATAcgcaaacaattttacattcaaataGAAGAATTTTTCATGAAAGTAAAGATAACAAGGGtatatattttgtttgtgtatCTGTGTATTGTGTTGCATCTAGATATTCTAGTAAGAAAACACACTAACTAAAATCTAAGCACACACTTGAAAAAATTTACCCGGTTTTgctaagttttttattattatttacacactTTGTAAAAGAACCCTCAAAtaaattaaaggttttaaaagttttaaaagccgctcatgaatggcagaggcaagggacagtgacattgccctatcatgcaggacaatgccctagactcactgaccatatatacaaatgatcagcgcccaagacccctctcaacccaagctacgaccagggagggccaggcaatggctgctgatgactcagcagatagacctataggctcccccaaacccttagctcacaatgatggtgaggtttgcagcgaccaaaagaaactaactggcgttcaccagtcaggggcgttaccacatcggctaaaTAATCACATTCTAGGATTTGCtttctttttaatacaaaattaaCCATTTACAACACAATGGACCAAATACAGACAAATGGTTGGACTAATAAAGGACTCTGTTATCTATTAACCTGTAACTCTTTCAAGCCTTTTCTTCCTGAGATTCTAAATCTTTCGAAGAAAGTTAAATCCGCAATAACATTGCACGACAAGAATCCATTTCGCCAGTTTCCATAGCGTGACCTTCGGCCGAATTCCAATGCGGAATATACATAAACTGTTATTTTCTCAAAGGATCATCATAAAAGGTATTCGTCCCTGTGAGGTTGCATGATTGCGTTCACTGGtaattttcttcttagaaaaatTCATTTTATCTGTTTTCTGTTCTGCAACTTCTCCCtcacccctaccccccccccctctccaaatATGTTTAACGATTAGGATAGGTCAACAAGAAGTCAGTCGTTCTCGATTGCGTGATTGGTTGCAATTTTGTCTCGGGAGTTTTTTATTCCTGTTTGACCTCATGACAGTTTTTTCCAAGTGACCTCCATAAACAGGATCTGTGAATAGGTCTCATTCAAGTGCACCTCTTAAACCAGAATCTGTGAATAAGGTCTCATTCTAATGCACCTCTTAAAACAGGATCTGTGATTAGGTCTCATTCAAGTGCACCTCTTAAAGCAGGATCTGAATAAGTCTCATTCAAATGCACCTCATGAAACGATCTGTGAACAGGTCTCATTCAAGTACACCTCATAAAACAGGATCTGTGAACAGGTCTCATTCAAGTGCACCTCATAAAACAGGATCTGTGAACAGGTCTCATTCAAGTCCGCCTCATAAAACAGGATCTGTGAACAGGTCTCCTTCAAATGCACCTCTTAAAACAGGATCTGCGAACAGGTTTCATTCAAGTACATCTCATAAAACAGGATCTGTGAACTGGTCTCACTTCAAGTGCATCTCTTAAAACAGGATCTTGTGAACAGGTCTTATTCAAGTGCACCTCGTAAAACAGGATCTGTAAACAGGTCTCATTCAAGTGCACCTTATAAAACGGGATCTGTGAACAGGTCTCATTCAAGTGCACCTCATAAAACAGAATCTATGAACAGGTCTCATTCAAGTGCACCTCATAAAACAGGATCTGTCAACAGGTCTCATTCAAGCGCGCCTCATAAAACAGGATCTGTGAGCAGGTCTCATTCAAGTACGTCTAAAAAAACAGGATCTGTGAACAGGTCTCATTCAAGTGCACTTCGTAAAAACAGGATCTGTGAACAGGTGTCATTTAAGTGCATCTCTTAAAACAGAATCTGTGAACAGGTCTTATTCAAGTGCCCCTCGTAAAAACTGGATCTGTAAACAGGCCTCATTCAAGTGCACCTCATAAAACAGGATCAGTGAATAAGCCTCATTCAAGTGCACCTCATAAAACAGAATCTATGAACAGGTCCTCATTCATGTGCACCTCATAAAACAGGATCTGTGAACAGGTCTCATTCAAGTGCGCATCATAAAACAGGATCTGTTAACAGGTCTTATTCATGTGCACCTCATAAAACAGGATCTGTGAACAGGTCTCATCCAAGTGCGCCTCATAAAACAGGATCTGTGAACAGGTTCCATTCAAGTGCACCTCATAAATCAGGATCTGTGAACAGGTCTCATTCAAGTGCACATCATAAAACAGGATATCTGTGAACAGGTCTCATTCAAGTACACCTCATAAAACAAGATCTATGAACTGGTTTCATTCAAGTGACCTCATAAAACAGGATCTGTGAACAGGTCTTATTCATGTGCGCCTCATAAAACAGGATCTGTGAACAAGTCTCATTCAAGTGCACCTCATAAAACAGGATCTGTGAACAGGTCTCATTCAAGTGCACATCATAAAACAGGATATCTGTGAACAGGTCTCATTCAAGTACACCTCATAAAACAAGATCTATGAACTGGTTTCATTCAAGTGCACCTCATAAAACAGGATCTGTGAACAGGTCTTTTTTCAAGTGCACCTCATAAAACGGATTTGTGAACAGGTCTCACTCAAGTGCACCTCATAAAACAGGATCTGTGAACAGGTCTCATTCAAGTGCACCTCATAAAACAGGATCTGTGAACAGGTCGCATTCAAGTAAACCTCATTAAACAAGATCTATGAATAGGTCTTTTTCAAGTGCACTTCATAAAACAGGATCTGTGAACAGGTGTCATTCAAGTGCACCTCATGAAACAGGATCTGTGAAACAGGTCTCACTCAAGTGCACCTCATAAAACAGGATCTGTGAACAGGTCTCATTCATTACTTGAGAGAATGAAAAGGTTAGTAGCTTTCTTGTAAATCAAATAGCAGATTGGTGTGCGCAGTATGAAATAAATTTTGTCCGTCTTAGCTTAAGCAGCGTGTTATTATACGTCTGTGATTATCATaagttgtatataaaaaaaaatcaatgggtaTGGTAACATAGTCTTATAATACCTTGCACATGTACACGCTCTCACGcatacgtattctctctctctctctctctctctctctctctctctctctctctctctctctctctctctctctctctctctctctctctcttttatatatatatacatatatatatatatacatatatatatatatatatatatatatatatatatatatacatatatatatatatatatatatatatacacatatatacatatgtatatatatatatatatatatttatttatatatgtgtgtgtaagtatttacgtttgatagacatatatgtatatatatatatatatatatatatatatatatatatatatatatatatatatatatacatacatacatacatatacacgcctgttgttttgtatataaacaaatacttaTTGACAAAACAGGCCGTAAAAGACTGTAATATATACTACATGCTTATGAATATCGAAGCACGATGATAACCCTCAAAGCCAGCTAAATCCAGAAGAATGAACTGGGTATTATTTCCCATCCATTTTATAGGCTGCTGTAACAAGAACCAACGAGGTCAAGAAATACCTGGGGATCCTTCTTACAGCAGGATTCTGGTGAAGCTAAGACTCTCTCTAAACTTATGGCCTGATATTGCTCAAGATTTATGCTTGGGGTGGTTTCCTGGTTACTTATATGCTTTACACGTTCACAAGGGAATTTGTcagtttgttttgtttactttttttttatatattcaacgtATGTCACTGGTTAGGGCGAAAAAAGTCCAAGTGCGCTATATCtgatatacatatagtgtgtatgtatttatattacaaattaatattatatatatatatacatatatatatatgtatatataaatatatatatatatatatatatatacatatatataccctgtatatatatacacatatacagtatatatatatatatacacatacatataatatatatatatatatatatatatatatatatatgtgtgtgtgtgtgtgtgtatatatatatatatatatatatatatatatacatgtgtgtgtgcgcgtatgcatTTGAATATATTCATGTGTTTTTGATATATCGATAGTCAAACCTGTATATTAGTTACCGTAGACTATTGGGTTACACTGACTCAATGACTGTATACACATCTCAATATATTGACTCCTACCTTCACAAGATTCCTTTTTAATGACTCTGGTATGGTCCCTAGTTCTTTATGATTATTAGCACCATTTCTACTTGCATGTTCCATAGTCTTCTCAATTGAGTTGATAAGTCTCGGTAATTTTCTATCTGATTGTCTCCCCGTATATTCCACTCTTGAGTCCCTCGGTACTGGGACAtctataagtgatttttttttttcattgtctttgcGACTAGAGTAACGTCTGTTCGATTTCtgtccttatactgtagtccctGAGTAGTTTAGcctggtattgttattattactacactgttatgaaaaaaaaaacgtaattttaatcggaaatattcCGTAAAATAATACTGCTCTCTGTGGTATTTCAGTACAATACAGGATACCGTAATTTTGCCATACTTTGgtattatattttacaggttggtgaccgtaatatcacatcctttacgtcactatatccgttttgaaaacggcaaattcctggcaacatttattccagtattttttctctttttaccgcaaatgtttaacagtgtagctaagctacaaccctagttaagaaagcaggaagctataacccaaaagggctccaacagggatagcccagtgaggaaaggaaatgcggaAATAGATATATAAACCTTATGCAAACGAACGAATAAGGAAaataagtaacaaaattaaaataggtcATGTCAGcccttttca is a genomic window of Palaemon carinicauda isolate YSFRI2023 chromosome 39, ASM3689809v2, whole genome shotgun sequence containing:
- the LOC137630914 gene encoding DNA topoisomerase 1-like, with amino-acid sequence MKRSVNRSHSSTPHKTGSVNRSHSSAPHKTGSVNRSHSSPPHKTGSVNRSYSSAPRKTGSVNRSHSSAPYKTGSVNRSHSSAPHKTESMNRSHSSAPHKTGSVNRSHSSAPHKTGSVSRSHSSLIQVPLVKTGSVNRPHSSAPHKTGSVNKPHSSAPHKTESMNRSSFMCTS